In one Leptospiraceae bacterium genomic region, the following are encoded:
- a CDS encoding disulfide oxidoreductase yields the protein MDATKQRFYKEMTVGDAIALHPEAGLVFSSYHLGGCSHCSINEFETIEQVCQGYGVEAEVLLDSLNNLFADEEDEE from the coding sequence ATGGACGCAACAAAGCAAAGGTTTTATAAGGAAATGACTGTAGGAGATGCAATTGCCCTGCACCCGGAAGCTGGACTTGTTTTTTCCAGTTATCATTTAGGGGGTTGTTCCCATTGTTCAATTAATGAGTTTGAAACCATTGAACAGGTTTGCCAGGGATACGGGGTAGAAGCGGAAGTGCTTCTCGATAGTCTGAATAACCTTTTTGCTGATGAAGAGGATGAAGAATAA
- a CDS encoding ornithine carbamoyltransferase, with protein MNTEKPIKHLISWNDWTDSEIRELLDYAVYVKNNRVLFSGHMAGRTLAMLFQKTSTRTRVSFEAGMTEMGGHAIYLDWLKSNFQLSDIDLEAHYLSRNVALIMARMKKHEDLLLLKKGSLVPVINGCCDRYHPCQSLADILTIHLDRGKAEGAHLCYIGVHNNVVNSLIGITSAIGLHLTLVTPIAEEESIDRNLIKRAEEKGTLSWESNPKKAVRDAEYVYTDTWVNMEFFNDPAYQEEKEKRIELMMPFQINKELMSGSKAKIMHDMPIHSGYEITREMVESERSIIFPQSENRLDAQKAVILKLLQA; from the coding sequence ATGAATACAGAAAAACCAATAAAACACCTTATTTCCTGGAATGACTGGACTGATAGTGAAATCCGGGAACTATTAGATTATGCTGTTTATGTAAAGAATAACAGGGTACTTTTTTCAGGTCACATGGCCGGTAGAACTCTGGCTATGCTTTTTCAAAAAACCTCAACACGCACACGAGTTTCTTTTGAAGCCGGGATGACGGAAATGGGAGGACATGCCATCTATCTTGACTGGTTAAAATCAAACTTCCAGCTTTCGGATATTGACCTCGAAGCTCATTATCTGTCGAGAAATGTAGCTCTCATTATGGCCCGGATGAAAAAGCATGAAGACCTCTTACTTCTAAAGAAGGGTTCTCTGGTGCCGGTAATTAATGGTTGTTGCGATAGATATCATCCCTGCCAATCGCTGGCAGATATTTTAACCATTCACCTCGATAGGGGAAAAGCTGAAGGAGCTCATCTTTGTTACATAGGGGTTCATAATAATGTAGTAAATTCTCTTATTGGCATTACTTCTGCCATAGGACTTCACCTGACACTGGTTACTCCTATTGCCGAAGAGGAGTCGATTGACAGAAACCTGATAAAGAGAGCGGAAGAAAAAGGGACTTTGAGTTGGGAATCTAATCCTAAAAAAGCCGTCAGAGATGCAGAGTATGTGTACACGGACACCTGGGTGAATATGGAGTTTTTCAATGATCCGGCCTATCAGGAAGAAAAAGAAAAACGTATCGAACTTATGATGCCATTCCAGATCAATAAAGAGCTGATGAGCGGTTCAAAAGCAAAAATCATGCATGATATGCCTATTCATTCCGGTTATGAAATTACAAGGGAAATGGTAGAATCAGAGCGCTCTATTATATTCCCCCAGTCGGAAAATAGACTGGATGCACAAAAAGCTGTAATTCTTAAACTTCTTCAGGCTTAA
- a CDS encoding CoA ester lyase, which translates to MANLKHPKEALFSGEKPYPIIPVCEHFAGSEKLITKAFELQNKMGGLFDITMDCEDGAQTGKEKEHAEMVVRMQNSELNQHKMAGIRIHDYTNQYWKQDVDIIVPGAGNVMAYITIPKPTKASQVKEMIGYIQESCKKNGIKREIPIHVLIETHGALADVEEIAALPWLQVLDFGLMDFISGHHGAIPNSCMKSPGQFDHVLLRNAKANMVAAALGNGVVPAHNVTLDLKNAYQTYSDARRAHKEFGFQRMWSIYPTQVQAIVDAMSPDLSEVKKACDILIKAQDADWGPIQHDGELHDRATYRYFWELVQKAKVTGEKLPEDVDKRFFG; encoded by the coding sequence ATGGCAAACTTAAAACATCCAAAAGAAGCGCTTTTTTCCGGTGAGAAACCTTACCCTATTATTCCTGTGTGCGAGCACTTTGCAGGTTCTGAAAAACTCATCACGAAGGCATTTGAACTCCAGAATAAAATGGGTGGCCTTTTTGACATCACTATGGATTGTGAGGATGGTGCCCAGACAGGGAAAGAGAAAGAACATGCGGAAATGGTTGTGCGGATGCAAAATTCAGAGCTCAACCAGCATAAAATGGCAGGTATCCGGATTCACGACTATACCAACCAGTACTGGAAGCAAGATGTAGATATTATTGTTCCCGGTGCAGGAAATGTAATGGCGTATATTACCATTCCCAAGCCTACAAAAGCATCCCAGGTAAAAGAGATGATAGGATACATCCAGGAATCTTGCAAAAAGAATGGCATTAAAAGAGAAATTCCGATCCACGTTTTGATTGAAACACACGGAGCCCTTGCTGATGTTGAAGAAATTGCAGCACTTCCCTGGTTACAGGTTCTGGACTTCGGTCTGATGGACTTTATTTCAGGTCATCATGGTGCTATTCCGAACTCCTGCATGAAAAGCCCCGGCCAGTTTGATCACGTTCTTCTAAGAAATGCAAAAGCTAATATGGTGGCAGCTGCTCTCGGTAACGGTGTAGTTCCCGCACATAACGTAACTCTTGACTTAAAAAATGCTTATCAGACCTATTCAGATGCCAGAAGAGCCCATAAGGAATTTGGTTTTCAACGTATGTGGTCTATCTATCCTACCCAGGTTCAGGCTATTGTAGATGCAATGTCACCCGATTTAAGCGAAGTAAAAAAAGCTTGTGATATTTTGATTAAAGCTCAGGATGCTGATTGGGGTCCCATCCAACATGATGGTGAGTTACACGATAGAGCAACTTACAGATATTTCTGGGAACTGGTTCAGAAAGCAAAAGTTACAGGAGAAAAACTTCCGGAAGACGTTGATAAGAGGTTCTTCGGCTAA
- a CDS encoding nucleotide sugar dehydrogenase gives MEIKNVLCIGAGYVGGPTMAVIADKCKHIKVVVADLSKERIAQWNSDELPIFEPGLSEIVFRNRGRNLFFELIHPELFSEADIIFVSVNTPTKVYGEGSGMASDLSYWELAARDILKHARSGSIIVEKSTVPVKTAEAISRIINHSDSGKRFQVLSNPEFLAEGTAIQDLENPNRVLIGCEETEEGKEAALALKAVYANWVPDENILLTNVWSSELSKLVANAMLAQRVSSINSISALCESTNAQIKEISKAVGMDERIGKRFLEAGVGFGGSCFKKDILNLVYICTQQGLPEIAAYWKSVVDMNEYQMKRFVKLIIESQFNTISGKKLAIFGFAFKPDTNDTRDSPAILICKKLLEEKAILHITDPEALDNARFDMRGIDDDVVYTEDPYEAARGAHAIIINTHWKQYKTLDYKRIYESMEKPAFLFDGRIMLDKKEMSEIGFNVYQIGSRPIVRF, from the coding sequence ATGGAAATTAAGAACGTTCTCTGTATCGGTGCGGGTTATGTTGGTGGTCCAACAATGGCGGTGATTGCAGATAAGTGTAAGCACATCAAGGTGGTGGTAGCCGACCTGAGTAAGGAAAGGATAGCCCAGTGGAACTCAGACGAACTTCCTATTTTTGAGCCCGGACTTTCGGAAATTGTCTTTCGCAATAGGGGAAGGAATCTTTTTTTTGAGTTGATTCATCCGGAGCTTTTTTCAGAAGCAGATATCATTTTTGTCAGTGTGAACACTCCTACTAAGGTCTATGGAGAAGGAAGCGGAATGGCTTCCGACTTAAGCTACTGGGAACTGGCAGCAAGAGATATTCTGAAACATGCCCGAAGTGGTTCTATTATTGTGGAAAAAAGTACGGTTCCGGTAAAAACCGCAGAAGCTATATCCAGAATTATTAATCATTCGGATAGTGGAAAACGATTCCAGGTTCTATCCAATCCGGAATTTCTGGCAGAGGGAACGGCTATTCAGGATCTCGAAAATCCGAATCGAGTTTTAATCGGTTGTGAAGAAACGGAAGAAGGAAAAGAAGCGGCTTTAGCTTTGAAAGCTGTTTATGCTAATTGGGTTCCGGATGAAAATATCTTACTGACAAATGTCTGGAGTAGTGAATTATCCAAATTGGTGGCTAACGCTATGCTGGCCCAGAGGGTCTCTTCGATTAACTCTATTTCTGCTCTCTGTGAGAGTACCAACGCACAGATAAAAGAGATTAGCAAAGCTGTGGGAATGGACGAGAGGATAGGAAAGCGGTTTTTGGAAGCCGGTGTGGGTTTTGGAGGTTCCTGTTTTAAAAAAGATATTTTAAATCTTGTATATATCTGTACTCAGCAGGGCTTGCCTGAAATAGCCGCTTACTGGAAAAGTGTCGTGGACATGAACGAATACCAGATGAAGCGTTTCGTGAAATTAATTATCGAAAGCCAGTTTAATACAATTTCCGGCAAGAAACTCGCCATCTTTGGCTTTGCTTTTAAACCGGATACAAATGATACCCGTGATTCACCTGCCATTCTTATCTGCAAAAAACTCTTAGAAGAAAAGGCTATTTTGCATATCACAGACCCGGAAGCCCTGGATAATGCCCGTTTCGATATGCGAGGAATTGATGATGATGTAGTTTATACGGAAGATCCTTATGAAGCAGCCAGAGGAGCTCATGCCATTATCATTAACACCCATTGGAAGCAGTATAAAACTCTGGATTATAAGAGAATTTATGAGTCCATGGAAAAACCGGCTTTTCTCTTTGATGGAAGGATTATGCTGGATAAAAAGGAAATGAGCGAAATCGGATTTAATGTTTATCAGATAGGAAGTCGACCCATCGTTCGTTTTTAA
- a CDS encoding cytidylate kinase-like family protein, which yields MSKNFVLDYIHEKVKETKEKHAKKPQAPIITISREFGCPGVPLGNELQKALQGKKLKFSSSSEWEVLDKEIITSAAKELDLPANLAEKYFRAEHSNNPLENLFRSISDHYLPSDLEIKKKVAEIILTMADKGNVIILGRAGAMLTHEMDNSFHVKLYAPPEWRAQQIMKMKNVSEKEAMNLVKMVDRERVYIRKFFAGEQQSDDFFNVTYNCDRMNIEEITSSVVHILEKKGFFE from the coding sequence ATGTCAAAGAATTTTGTATTAGACTATATTCACGAAAAAGTAAAAGAAACGAAAGAGAAACATGCAAAAAAACCGCAGGCGCCAATTATTACAATTTCCAGAGAATTTGGTTGTCCGGGAGTACCTCTTGGAAACGAACTGCAAAAAGCCCTTCAGGGAAAGAAATTGAAATTCAGTTCCTCAAGCGAATGGGAAGTTTTAGATAAAGAAATTATTACTTCTGCTGCTAAAGAATTGGATTTGCCGGCTAACCTTGCTGAAAAATATTTTCGTGCAGAACATTCTAATAATCCCTTGGAGAATTTGTTCCGCTCGATTTCCGACCACTATCTACCCTCTGATCTGGAAATCAAGAAGAAGGTAGCAGAAATTATCCTGACTATGGCTGATAAAGGCAATGTGATTATTCTCGGTCGTGCGGGAGCCATGCTAACCCATGAAATGGACAATTCTTTCCATGTAAAACTTTACGCTCCTCCGGAATGGCGAGCCCAACAGATCATGAAAATGAAAAACGTTTCTGAAAAAGAAGCTATGAACCTGGTAAAAATGGTGGATAGAGAAAGGGTATATATTCGTAAGTTTTTTGCAGGAGAACAGCAATCGGACGATTTCTTTAATGTTACCTATAATTGTGACAGGATGAACATTGAAGAAATTACCTCTTCTGTAGTTCACATCCTCGAAAAAAAAGGTTTCTTTGAGTAA
- a CDS encoding DUF2339 domain-containing protein, with translation MQAKSKLEDFQKRILKLESELSQLKKDFSLLEENVFIDFDSQASDTKPKRSWIPSILKEDFEMVLAGNLLGKFGLITILFAFLWFIKFAFDHEWINESGRIYIGLILGLLTCISGIFLLKKQLKALPSAIFGTGLSIFYLSITSAYHFYSLIEVEETFAYLVVLSFGTALLSRYTSNQILYFFSYMGSVLSPILLSSGENSYEFLFTYLGIVNLIYLYVLKPFDWRFVPYIALLSNSVIFFSWASENLTESTFNLPFLYLLLSFGVFGFRETYYFPYASRKIYKSSLLLVILLIINYALSFYRLFEFFHPDLNPHFFLLFAASLLAFRHFYEKRNKPVLVAESFPALEAVLLFFFMALGISSITDFAEGKWLTFAYLAFSASVSYLALNFQDKALFRFSILPWLVSLIRLYEYTNYKYNYIFLLNPSFALYLFAGLLSAYIYYRGRDLTLSRTQKLFAFSALFHPVIGTMVDVHYQLDSLHYRIVAYSYVLAFYAFLFLFVGFLKSYRFFRLSGIILSILLVLKLYAYDIWQLNLLIKIIAWFGLGLGLVMLSIIYQKFGFKFITGNQKGKNILLLLCLPFLLVPGETFAETFREASFHYYKDFRVGETSDSKIKYGRFVLDKEVVSHSGLSDRRLVFNQKLIPFLTRDVIIEEAEEGKNPVKLIFTKATKEGFVYVLSFPKNPEGTQYHSISLSSEDKNYEFFLTVSLGEKVNEWQNANTHSFYQYGQQEAKEKKLDISPGNYSFARIETDSKTRLLFHDIYYIPQKKQYETKREISLKELRIKQKPVNRTFYYYDNPGNWPYNKLHLSFKERSFRRKITLYQQREHEKSFSYITSLTLYKKVEDDKAQIIKLPHNVSGILRLEIANGDDNPLELERFEVFSPGMEIIFPLENINSQGKLRLYYGNRYMQQPKFDFSSTFSGSKKLQDFLAEKEMKNEKFAYSIMEPPISSWIIRILYFICLLGISYPAYIAFQRYAEHRQEVEKLVTEKKTETV, from the coding sequence ATGCAGGCAAAATCAAAATTAGAGGATTTCCAGAAAAGGATTCTAAAACTCGAATCCGAACTTTCTCAGTTAAAAAAAGACTTCAGCTTGTTAGAAGAAAATGTTTTTATAGACTTTGACTCTCAGGCTTCGGATACGAAGCCAAAGCGAAGCTGGATTCCATCCATTTTAAAAGAAGATTTTGAAATGGTTCTTGCCGGAAACCTCTTAGGGAAATTTGGTCTCATTACCATTTTATTTGCCTTCCTCTGGTTTATCAAGTTTGCCTTCGATCACGAATGGATCAATGAATCCGGAAGAATTTATATAGGTCTGATTCTTGGTTTACTTACTTGTATATCCGGTATTTTTTTATTAAAAAAACAACTCAAAGCCCTTCCCTCTGCAATTTTTGGTACGGGTCTTTCTATTTTTTATTTGAGCATTACTTCCGCTTATCATTTCTACAGTCTGATAGAAGTGGAAGAAACCTTTGCGTATCTTGTAGTTTTAAGTTTCGGGACAGCTCTTCTATCTCGTTATACTTCGAATCAGATCTTATATTTTTTCAGTTATATGGGTTCTGTACTTTCTCCGATTTTACTTTCATCCGGAGAAAACTCGTACGAGTTCTTATTTACTTATTTAGGAATTGTGAATCTTATTTACCTCTATGTTTTAAAGCCTTTCGACTGGAGATTTGTTCCCTATATTGCTCTTCTTTCTAATTCTGTTATATTCTTTTCCTGGGCGTCTGAAAATCTTACAGAAAGTACTTTTAACCTTCCCTTTTTATACTTGCTTTTAAGTTTTGGAGTTTTCGGATTTCGAGAAACCTATTATTTTCCGTATGCAAGCCGCAAGATATATAAATCATCCTTACTCTTAGTTATACTTCTTATTATAAATTATGCCCTTTCTTTTTATCGTTTATTTGAATTTTTCCATCCTGATTTGAATCCACATTTCTTTTTATTGTTTGCTGCTTCCCTTTTAGCTTTTCGACATTTCTATGAGAAAAGAAATAAACCTGTTCTTGTTGCTGAGTCTTTTCCGGCACTCGAAGCTGTTCTACTTTTTTTCTTCATGGCTCTCGGTATCAGCTCTATTACGGATTTCGCTGAAGGAAAATGGCTTACCTTTGCTTATCTTGCGTTTTCGGCTTCTGTATCTTACCTTGCACTGAATTTTCAAGATAAAGCCCTGTTTCGTTTTTCTATCCTGCCCTGGTTGGTTTCACTTATTCGCCTGTATGAATATACAAACTATAAATATAACTACATTTTTCTTTTAAACCCTTCCTTTGCCCTTTACCTATTTGCGGGACTACTGAGTGCATATATCTATTACAGGGGAAGAGACCTTACTCTTTCCCGTACTCAAAAATTATTTGCTTTTTCTGCTTTATTTCATCCTGTAATCGGAACTATGGTGGATGTCCACTACCAGCTAGATTCTCTACATTATCGTATAGTTGCTTATTCCTATGTTCTTGCTTTTTATGCCTTCCTATTTCTTTTTGTTGGTTTTTTAAAAAGCTATCGTTTTTTCCGTCTCTCAGGAATTATTTTATCGATACTCCTGGTCTTAAAACTCTATGCCTATGATATCTGGCAACTCAATCTCCTGATTAAAATTATTGCCTGGTTTGGACTCGGGCTGGGACTGGTTATGTTAAGTATAATATATCAAAAATTTGGTTTTAAATTTATTACGGGAAATCAGAAGGGTAAAAATATTTTATTACTCTTATGTTTGCCTTTTCTTTTGGTTCCGGGTGAAACCTTTGCCGAGACATTCCGGGAAGCTTCCTTTCATTACTATAAGGATTTCAGAGTAGGGGAAACTTCCGATTCTAAGATAAAATACGGTCGATTTGTTCTCGATAAGGAAGTTGTATCGCATTCCGGCTTATCAGATAGAAGATTAGTATTTAATCAAAAGCTAATTCCTTTTTTAACAAGGGATGTTATTATTGAAGAGGCTGAGGAAGGAAAAAATCCCGTTAAACTTATTTTTACAAAAGCTACAAAAGAAGGTTTCGTGTATGTTCTTTCGTTTCCTAAAAATCCGGAGGGAACTCAGTATCACTCGATTTCACTCAGTAGCGAAGATAAGAATTATGAATTTTTTCTAACTGTTTCACTGGGAGAAAAAGTCAATGAATGGCAAAATGCAAATACACATTCTTTTTATCAGTACGGGCAACAGGAAGCAAAAGAGAAGAAGTTGGATATAAGTCCTGGAAACTATAGCTTTGCTCGAATCGAAACGGATTCGAAAACACGGCTTCTCTTCCATGATATTTATTACATACCTCAAAAAAAACAGTATGAAACAAAAAGGGAGATCAGTCTGAAAGAACTACGGATAAAACAAAAACCCGTGAATCGAACCTTTTATTATTATGATAATCCGGGGAACTGGCCGTATAATAAACTTCACTTGAGTTTTAAAGAAAGAAGCTTTCGTCGCAAGATTACCTTATACCAGCAGAGAGAGCATGAAAAAAGTTTTTCATATATAACGAGTCTTACACTTTATAAAAAAGTGGAAGATGATAAAGCCCAAATTATAAAACTGCCCCATAATGTAAGCGGAATTTTAAGGCTTGAGATTGCAAATGGAGACGATAATCCCCTCGAACTAGAACGATTTGAAGTTTTTAGTCCCGGTATGGAAATTATTTTTCCGCTTGAAAATATAAACAGTCAGGGGAAATTACGCTTGTACTATGGTAATCGATACATGCAGCAGCCGAAATTTGATTTTTCCAGCACCTTTTCCGGTAGTAAAAAACTTCAGGATTTTCTTGCTGAAAAAGAAATGAAGAATGAAAAATTTGCTTACTCCATAATGGAACCTCCCATTTCAAGCTGGATTATTCGTATCTTATATTTTATTTGTCTGTTAGGAATTTCTTATCCGGCTTATATAGCTTTTCAAAGATACGCTGAACACAGACAAGAGGTAGAAAAACTTGTTACTGAGAAGAAAACAGAAACAGTTTAA
- a CDS encoding alpha/beta hydrolase, translating to MTACSDKVFNLFIKRSRMRVGWQVSTLDIDSYRYHFLDNQKGDEVIVLLHGFGADKDNWNKFAAELKDSHRLIAIDLPGFGENKRDTNLNYSIQEQAKRIHILLHQLIPNKKFHIVGNSMGGAIAGTYSILFQEDVQSLLFIATAGLRSPERSDFELKIKEGINPLLVNSPEDYERLLKYIFFNPPAMPSSISEYLGERALKDREFNKKVMKDIRADIFFLEKNLEKIQSPLLVLWGDTDRVLHPSATISIQSRIPSAKIIVLKDCGHVPMMEKAEEAAGYYEEFLKTIVLNNNAYQK from the coding sequence ATGACAGCCTGTTCGGATAAAGTATTCAACCTGTTTATTAAGCGCTCCCGTATGCGAGTCGGTTGGCAAGTATCAACTTTGGATATTGACTCTTATCGTTATCATTTTCTTGATAACCAAAAAGGTGATGAGGTAATTGTATTGCTTCATGGTTTCGGAGCAGATAAGGATAACTGGAATAAGTTTGCGGCAGAGCTTAAGGATTCACATCGACTGATTGCGATTGATTTACCCGGCTTTGGCGAGAATAAGAGAGATACAAATCTAAATTATTCCATACAGGAACAGGCGAAGCGGATTCATATCTTATTACACCAACTTATTCCTAATAAAAAATTCCATATTGTTGGAAATTCTATGGGGGGAGCTATTGCCGGAACTTATTCCATTCTTTTTCAGGAGGATGTGCAAAGCCTTTTATTTATTGCAACGGCAGGTTTGAGAAGCCCGGAACGAAGTGATTTTGAACTTAAAATTAAGGAAGGAATCAATCCTTTGCTTGTGAATTCCCCGGAGGATTATGAGCGTTTATTAAAGTATATATTCTTTAATCCACCGGCCATGCCTTCGAGCATTTCAGAATATCTGGGTGAAAGAGCCCTAAAAGATAGAGAGTTTAATAAAAAAGTAATGAAAGATATTCGAGCGGATATATTCTTTTTAGAAAAAAATTTGGAAAAGATTCAGTCTCCTCTGCTGGTTTTATGGGGGGACACCGATAGAGTTTTACATCCTTCGGCTACGATTTCGATTCAGAGTCGAATCCCTTCAGCAAAAATTATAGTATTAAAAGACTGCGGTCATGTTCCTATGATGGAAAAGGCAGAAGAAGCAGCAGGCTATTATGAAGAGTTCTTAAAAACAATAGTATTAAACAATAATGCGTATCAGAAATAG
- a CDS encoding response regulator — protein MRIRNSLKYLIYHISYIGVKGHLSSEETKRIILINRMSLSLIPLTTFYLLYYLYIDLFALSVNNFIFCILWFIPLYLNSKYLYNLSKVITLFFGFSQIFIINYFLSFHSGIYLFLIPASITPFCFYSIKEWKILYTFIIVSIMEFIGLFIFYKNDIFYYHDISRDSLEFIFMGSFIFSILMNILFIYYFISLNIQRERELNASIIKAENAVNSKSLFLSTMSHEIRTPMNSVLGFVQLLLEENPSSRQKELLEIIQFSGKNLLTIINDILDYNRMEAGNLRLEKIAFNLPLLLTNVMKLLGYEADMKGLRFSSSITPEIPSYYFGDPTRLTQILLNLLSNAIKFTETGEVKLEVKLRNIKNEVYEFNFSIIDTGIGIPENKVLEIFEKFTQVSSNTSRKYGGTGLGLAIVKKLINLMNSEIYLSSRMGKGSKFYFNLALPAVSDEETKKTRETEVYNSNRHISFSDIKVLIVEDNYLNTYLMEKILKKKNVLYDSCFNGEEAIMYLKDKDYHIIFMDIQMPVMDGITATKNIRNFESSKKRNIPIVAFTANVLEEEREKALQAGVDDYLTKPYEPETVYKVIKKYCAEV, from the coding sequence ATGCGTATCAGAAATAGTTTAAAATATCTTATATATCATATTTCGTATATTGGTGTTAAGGGTCATTTAAGTTCTGAAGAAACAAAACGAATTATTTTGATCAACAGGATGTCTCTTTCCTTAATTCCTTTAACTACCTTTTATTTGTTATACTATCTGTATATTGACCTATTTGCTCTATCTGTAAATAATTTTATTTTTTGTATTCTCTGGTTTATTCCTCTATATTTAAACTCAAAATATTTATATAATCTAAGTAAGGTTATAACTCTTTTTTTTGGGTTTTCCCAGATATTTATTATAAATTACTTTTTAAGCTTTCATTCAGGCATCTATTTGTTTTTGATTCCTGCTTCAATAACACCATTTTGTTTTTATTCTATCAAGGAATGGAAAATATTATATACCTTTATCATCGTTAGCATTATGGAGTTTATTGGATTATTTATATTTTATAAAAATGATATATTCTATTATCACGATATATCTCGTGATAGTCTGGAATTTATTTTTATGGGTTCATTTATATTTTCTATTCTAATGAATATTCTGTTTATCTATTATTTTATTTCTTTGAATATCCAAAGAGAAAGGGAACTGAATGCAAGTATTATAAAAGCCGAAAACGCAGTCAATAGTAAGTCTCTCTTTTTATCCACTATGAGTCATGAAATTCGTACACCTATGAATTCCGTTCTGGGTTTTGTGCAACTTTTATTAGAAGAAAATCCAAGCTCCAGACAAAAAGAGCTATTAGAAATCATTCAATTTTCGGGAAAAAATTTATTAACAATAATTAATGATATACTGGATTATAACAGAATGGAAGCCGGTAACTTACGTCTCGAAAAAATAGCATTTAATCTTCCCTTGTTACTTACGAATGTAATGAAGCTTCTCGGCTATGAAGCAGACATGAAAGGATTGCGTTTTTCTTCAAGCATTACTCCGGAGATTCCCTCGTATTATTTCGGAGATCCAACTCGTCTGACTCAAATTCTATTGAACCTATTAAGTAATGCGATTAAATTTACAGAGACGGGTGAAGTGAAATTAGAAGTCAAATTGAGGAATATAAAGAATGAAGTATATGAGTTTAACTTTTCTATAATTGATACAGGGATCGGAATCCCGGAAAATAAAGTTCTGGAAATTTTTGAAAAATTCACACAGGTCTCTTCCAATACTTCGAGAAAATACGGTGGAACCGGTCTGGGTCTGGCTATTGTAAAAAAACTTATTAATTTAATGAATTCTGAAATATACTTATCGAGTCGTATGGGAAAAGGTTCGAAATTTTATTTCAACCTTGCGTTGCCGGCAGTTTCAGACGAAGAAACAAAGAAAACGAGGGAAACTGAAGTATATAACTCTAACAGGCATATTAGCTTTTCTGATATAAAAGTATTAATTGTAGAAGATAATTATTTGAACACCTATCTTATGGAAAAGATTCTTAAAAAGAAGAATGTATTGTATGATTCCTGCTTTAATGGAGAAGAAGCCATTATGTACTTAAAAGATAAGGATTACCATATAATATTTATGGATATACAAATGCCGGTGATGGATGGAATTACGGCGACTAAAAATATTCGAAACTTCGAATCTTCCAAAAAAAGAAATATTCCAATTGTCGCATTTACTGCCAATGTTCTCGAAGAGGAAAGGGAGAAAGCTTTACAGGCAGGAGTGGATGATTATCTGACCAAACCTTATGAACCAGAAACAGTTTACAAGGTTATAAAAAAATACTGTGCTGAGGTGTAA
- a CDS encoding lipase, protein MTSSLMIAFLAFFLSASSVSAGSLSGMCIVLVHGILGFDDTNGLANGLVKYWGGMDNYLRNQGAKVATPGSSAMASLETRASQVKTYLNTWMPANGCTKVHLMGHSQGGLVSRYLVTKLSYASKVATVTTIDSVHKGAPVADFTLAVIPGWLEPFANVVLSTFAKLIYRDGRPQDAIAMGKSLTVATLKTFNSNTPNVSGVKYFSYGASMAWADPIQHPIMALTYPATWAGGLFYGLGSANDGIVPLESQKWGTWKGTPSSYWYATGLDHLQVTNFEWSGQGYFDVQGQYLTMSLNAKNN, encoded by the coding sequence ATTACAAGCAGTCTGATGATTGCCTTCTTAGCCTTCTTCTTATCAGCAAGCAGTGTATCTGCCGGTTCTCTTTCCGGAATGTGTATCGTTCTGGTACACGGTATCCTCGGTTTTGACGATACAAATGGCCTTGCCAATGGCCTTGTTAAATACTGGGGCGGAATGGATAACTACCTGAGAAACCAGGGAGCTAAAGTAGCTACTCCCGGAAGTTCTGCTATGGCCAGCCTTGAGACCAGAGCCAGCCAGGTTAAAACCTATTTAAACACCTGGATGCCCGCTAACGGATGCACAAAAGTACATCTAATGGGCCACTCTCAGGGAGGACTTGTCTCTCGTTATCTGGTTACCAAGCTAAGTTACGCAAGTAAAGTGGCTACAGTTACAACGATTGACTCTGTGCATAAGGGTGCACCGGTTGCCGATTTCACTCTAGCTGTTATTCCTGGCTGGTTAGAACCGTTTGCAAATGTTGTACTTTCTACTTTTGCCAAACTGATCTACAGAGATGGAAGACCTCAGGATGCCATTGCAATGGGTAAATCCCTTACAGTTGCTACCCTGAAAACGTTTAATAGTAATACACCGAATGTTTCCGGAGTTAAATACTTCTCTTACGGAGCAAGTATGGCCTGGGCAGACCCGATTCAACACCCTATTATGGCTCTTACTTACCCGGCTACCTGGGCTGGTGGACTGTTCTATGGTTTAGGTTCTGCTAATGATGGTATAGTACCTCTGGAATCACAAAAATGGGGAACATGGAAAGGCACTCCTTCTTCTTATTGGTATGCTACAGGCTTAGATCACCTGCAAGTTACCAACTTCGAATGGAGTGGACAGGGTTACTTTGACGTTCAAGGACAGTACTTGACTATGTCATTAAACGCAAAAAATAATTAA